In the genome of Natronorubrum daqingense, the window ACTGCAGCGTGACGGGGGATAGCGAAATCACCCAGAGTCACGGGAAGGACGGCGACAACAACGTCAGGACTCGTCTATCGATGCAGGTCCCACCTCGACGAGCGTCGACACGCGTGCGTTTTCCTTGAGGTGCAAGCCGCCGTCGGCGACCGACAGCGGGAGTAACGGCAGGTGTGAGGCGACCCAGACCGAAGGATGGGAGCCGCCGCGAGCCAGAAGTTCGTTTCGCGGTTGCAAGTGAAGTAGCTTGTCTCCGTCGGTCAGAAACTCGTTGTGTTGGAGCACGTACTGACCGCCTTCGAGAGTCCACCAGCCGTACTCGTCGTCGGGTTGACGGAGTTCAGTCGGAATCGGTTCGAGGTCGGCGTCCTCGAGTTCGTCGCCGCCGAAGTCGATCGAGCCCGGTTCGGTGACTTCGTACAGTGCGCCGACGGTCAGATCGATC includes:
- a CDS encoding dCTP deaminase/dUTPase family protein, whose amino-acid sequence is MSPDTQLSDAVDNLVYEPTQVHDHGIDLTVGALYEVTEPGSIDFGGDELEDADLEPIPTELRQPDDEYGWWTLEGGQYVLQHNEFLTDGDKLLHLQPRNELLARGGSHPSVWVASHLPLLPLSVADGGLHLKENARVSTLVEVGPASIDES